In Candidatus Hydrogenedentota bacterium, one genomic interval encodes:
- a CDS encoding aldolase → MSSLGKRTRLNRIFSHPSGRILSVAVDHLINYPIGLPQGLRTMGKTLEQVVAGRPHAITMNKGIAMRFMEPHAGKVPLIIQSMALRPEWREFAFSAHVEEVVALGADAIAVAMFLKGPSEIQFINHLARVVRESEQYGLPVIPHIYTLSSGDEKSSTTHDPEDIFYAVRMGLEQGADVVKVPYTGDEASFADIVSVTPVPVVAAGGPKCTTLEEAVAMMKSVARTGAAGATVGRNVWEFPDIPGAIHALTEAMVNPS, encoded by the coding sequence ATGTCCAGCCTCGGCAAGCGTACCCGCTTGAATCGCATTTTCAGCCATCCCTCGGGCCGCATTCTCAGTGTTGCCGTGGATCACCTCATCAACTATCCCATTGGATTGCCGCAGGGCTTGCGCACCATGGGCAAGACCCTGGAGCAGGTGGTTGCCGGTCGCCCGCACGCGATCACCATGAACAAGGGCATCGCCATGCGGTTCATGGAGCCCCACGCGGGCAAGGTCCCGCTGATTATTCAGTCGATGGCCTTGCGCCCGGAGTGGCGTGAATTTGCCTTTTCCGCCCATGTGGAGGAGGTGGTGGCGCTTGGCGCGGATGCGATTGCCGTGGCCATGTTTCTCAAGGGGCCGAGCGAAATTCAGTTTATTAATCACCTGGCACGGGTGGTGCGTGAGTCGGAACAGTATGGTTTGCCGGTCATTCCGCACATTTACACCCTGAGCAGCGGGGATGAAAAGTCTTCTACAACGCACGACCCGGAGGATATTTTCTATGCGGTCCGGATGGGACTGGAGCAGGGGGCGGATGTGGTGAAGGTGCCCTATACGGGCGACGAGGCGTCGTTTGCCGACATTGTGTCGGTAACGCCGGTGCCCGTGGTGGCGGCGGGCGGACCCAAATGCACGACCCTGGAGGAGGCGGTGGCCATGATGAAGTCCGTGGCGCGGACGGGTGCGGCGGGGGCGACGGTTGGGCGAAATGTCTGGGAATTCCCCGATATTCCGGGGGCCATTCACGCCCTGACGGAGGCGATGGTCAATCCGAGCTAG
- a CDS encoding PKD domain-containing protein — protein MSVSSFAEKGAPSPCVTVGHEVEAGCATDGSTVDLIVTLDSACAPAVQALGLREVLPVDWTFQGVSGTNIPADYPEPGATGTLEFVWIDVPEFPFSFVIQVGIPEGVSGTLNIAGTVEYRQTAGALFSETTGVDVCVDGGAEGEGEGEGEGEGEGEGEGEGEGEGEGEGEGEGEGEGEGEGEGEGEGEGEGEGEGEGEGEGEGEGEGEGPLTASFSATPVTGVAPLDVQFTDESFGGSAALQSWLWNFGDGTFGNTPNPLHTFTIPGTYTVTLSVINQDSQGDVETKRAFIVVTSAGEGEGEGEGEGEGEGEGEGEGEGEGEGEGEGEGEGEGEGEGEGEGEGEGEGEGEGEGEGEGEGEGEGEGEGEGEGEGEGEGEGEGEGEGEGEGCNIQLGKRLTSAGEFLADFLVLGISLLVLTGFSRIGPGGES, from the coding sequence ATGTCGGTATCATCCTTCGCGGAGAAGGGGGCGCCTTCGCCGTGCGTTACAGTTGGTCACGAGGTTGAGGCGGGCTGCGCGACTGACGGCAGCACGGTGGACCTGATTGTCACCCTGGACAGCGCGTGCGCGCCGGCGGTACAGGCGCTTGGTCTGCGCGAGGTTCTTCCAGTGGATTGGACCTTTCAGGGCGTCTCGGGGACGAATATCCCGGCCGATTATCCAGAACCGGGCGCCACCGGGACGCTGGAGTTTGTCTGGATCGATGTTCCGGAGTTCCCCTTCTCCTTTGTCATTCAAGTAGGCATTCCCGAAGGCGTATCGGGCACGCTGAACATCGCGGGTACGGTTGAATATCGTCAGACGGCGGGGGCGCTCTTCAGTGAGACCACGGGTGTCGATGTTTGCGTTGATGGCGGTGCGGAGGGTGAAGGTGAAGGTGAAGGTGAAGGTGAAGGTGAAGGTGAAGGTGAAGGTGAAGGTGAAGGTGAAGGTGAAGGTGAAGGCGAAGGCGAAGGTGAAGGCGAAGGCGAAGGCGAAGGCGAAGGCGAAGGTGAAGGCGAAGGCGAAGGCGAAGGCGAAGGCGAAGGCGAAGGTGAGGGTGAGGGTGAAGGTGAGGGTGAGGGGCCTCTAACGGCTTCCTTCAGCGCGACCCCCGTGACGGGCGTGGCCCCGCTGGATGTACAGTTTACGGACGAGTCCTTCGGCGGAAGCGCCGCCCTTCAGTCCTGGCTTTGGAATTTTGGAGACGGGACCTTCGGCAATACCCCCAATCCTCTGCATACATTCACCATTCCGGGGACCTATACGGTGACCTTGAGCGTGATCAATCAGGACAGTCAGGGCGACGTAGAGACCAAGCGCGCGTTTATCGTCGTGACCTCCGCTGGCGAAGGTGAAGGTGAAGGTGAAGGTGAAGGTGAAGGAGAAGGAGAAGGAGAAGGAGAAGGTGAAGGAGAAGGAGAAGGTGAAGGAGAAGGTGAAGGTGAAGGTGAAGGTGAAGGTGAAGGTGAAGGAGAAGGAGAAGGAGAAGGAGAAGGAGAAGGAGAAGGTGAAGGAGAAGGTGAAGGTGAAGGAGAAGGTGAGGGCGAAGGTGAGGGTGAGGGCGAAGGTGAGGGTGAGGGTGAGGGTGAAGGCGAAGGTGAAGGCGAGGGCGAGGGTGAGGGTTGCAACATCCAGTTGGGCAAGCGACTGACTTCGGCCGGCGAGTTCCTGGCTGATTTTCTCGTGCTGGGGATATCATTGCTGGTGCTGACGGGATTCAGCCGGATTGGTCCGGGCGGGGAGTCATGA
- a CDS encoding MBL fold metallo-hydrolase, whose product MQILRGLYQVGGDMNGITFDGQDAAYRDGNTYILQGEGGLILFDSGCGDTMDQIFENMAYWGLSPDDIKYCILTHPHFDHAAGAHLLKKRGVRLIAHTNTAEAVALGDERCCGYLYHKTFTPCEVDQTVEDGEQIELLGITIDVMHLPGHSMGCTAFLFNHENRRLCVSGDVIGTLLAGHFGWSGSFDFNKEVYLKSLIRFAKVDTDMMLPGHGIIYCYKPRRRVEEAMNIALMEWR is encoded by the coding sequence GTGCAGATATTACGAGGTTTGTATCAGGTCGGCGGGGATATGAACGGAATCACCTTCGATGGGCAGGATGCCGCTTATCGTGACGGTAATACTTACATCCTCCAGGGTGAGGGTGGGCTGATCCTGTTTGATTCCGGGTGCGGCGACACCATGGACCAGATCTTTGAGAATATGGCTTACTGGGGTCTTTCGCCGGACGACATCAAGTACTGCATTCTGACCCATCCGCATTTTGATCACGCGGCGGGGGCGCATCTGCTTAAGAAGCGCGGTGTGAGGCTGATTGCCCACACCAACACGGCGGAGGCGGTGGCTTTGGGCGATGAGCGTTGCTGCGGATATCTGTACCATAAGACTTTCACGCCATGCGAAGTGGACCAGACGGTTGAAGACGGAGAGCAAATCGAGCTTCTGGGCATCACGATCGATGTGATGCATCTTCCCGGCCACAGCATGGGCTGCACGGCCTTCCTTTTCAACCACGAGAACCGTCGGCTCTGCGTGAGCGGGGACGTCATCGGAACCCTGCTTGCGGGTCACTTCGGATGGAGCGGTTCCTTCGATTTCAACAAGGAGGTCTATTTGAAATCGTTGATACGCTTCGCCAAAGTGGACACGGATATGATGCTTCCCGGACATGGGATAATTTATTGTTACAAGCCGCGCCGCCGCGTGGAAGAGGCGATGAACATTGCGCTGATGGAATGGCGCTGA